A genomic stretch from Coregonus clupeaformis isolate EN_2021a chromosome 23, ASM2061545v1, whole genome shotgun sequence includes:
- the LOC121536371 gene encoding endothelin receptor type B-like, which yields MCLVSTGIRDTFKYINTVVSALVFIVGIVGNSALLRIIYENKCMRSGPNILIASLALGDLLHIVIDIPINSYRLMAEDWPFGLALCKLVPFIQKTSVGITVLSLCALSINRYRAVASWNRIKGIGVSTSTAVEITLIWVIATFLAVPEVVGFDLITMEYRGRHLTICLLHPTQTNHFMQFYKSAKDWWLFGFYFCTPLACTAVFYTLMARKMLRKNENTLRNYTIQRREVAKTVFCLVLAFALCWLPLYLSRILKLTIYDEKDPKRCQLLSGFLVLDYIGINMASLNSCINPIALYMVSKRFKTCFKKCIRCWCIPPEVLTLEEVPSIMKSKVQDQASEHSNTRANKPTPT from the exons ATGTGCTTAGTGTCAACTGGAATCAGAGACACTTTCAAATACATCAATACTGTGGTGTCTGCTCTTGTATTCATCGTTGGAATAGTTGGAAATTCAGCACTCTTGAGAATCATATATGAAAACAAATGTATGAGAAGTGGGCCTAACATTCTCATTGCCAGCCTTGCTTTGGGAGACCTGCTGCATATCGTGATAGACATTCCAATCAACTCTTACAGG CTCATGGCTGAGGACTGGCCGTTTGGTTTGGCGCTCTGTAAACTAGTCCCTTTCATCCAGAAAACATCTGTTGGAATCACAGTGCTGAGTTTATGTGCCTTGAGCATTAACAG GTATCGAGCTGTTGCATCCTGGAATCGAATCAAAGGCATTGGGGTTTCAACGTCGACAGCGGTAGAAATAACTTTGATATGGGTGATAGCAACATTCCTGGCTGTGCCTGAAGTTGTCGGCTTTGATCTGATAACAATGGAGTATCGAGGACGGCATCTGACAATATGTCTTCTTCACCCCACACAGACCAATCACTTCATGCAG TTTTATAAATCAGCAAAAGACTGGTGGCTCTTCGGCTTCTACTTCTGCACGCCGCTGGCTTGCACGGCTGTCTTCTACACTCTGATGGCCCGGAAGATGTTGAGGAAGAATGAGAATACCCTGAGGAACTATACCATACAG AGACGAGAAGTGGCCAAGACGGTGTTTTGCTTAGTGCTTGCGTTTGCCCTCTGTTGGTTACCGTTGTACCTGAGCAGAATCTTAAAACTCACCATTTATGATGAGAAGGATCCTAAGAGGTGTCAGCTACTGAG TGGCTTTCTTGTCCTGGACTATATTGGCATTAATATGGCATCGCTGAACTCCTGTATCAACCCTATCGCTCTGTACATGGTCAGCAAACGATTCAAAACCTGTTTCAAG AAATGCATACGTTGTTGGTGCATACCTCCTGAAGTATTGACGCTTGAAGAGGTGCCGTCTATCATGAAGTCAAAGGTGCAGGACCAAGCCTCTGAGCACAGCAACACTAGAGCTAATAAACCCACCCCCACTTGA